One region of Candidatus Omnitrophota bacterium genomic DNA includes:
- a CDS encoding fused MFS/spermidine synthase, with the protein MIILGITAMASQIVFMREFLVVFCGNELSIGLILASWLIGGALGSSLSGVFADRMKHRIAAFCLCQLVLILALPLTVLAIRSVKTALGVSPGQIIPFFPMIAASLAILAPICIALGFMFALACGIYEKGSHLGAAGIGRIYIIETCGAVVGGFAASFILIQHLSSVHIAAFLSLLNAIAVFAVASSLERESYKPLFKALAAIAFAVCLLPWFSNGWDRIDKTSLENEWRGFDLVSSKNSIYGNITLAKKLEQFSFFDNGLHLYTVPDALAAEEAVHFAMLEHPRPKKVLLIGGGVGGLMEEALKYPVDSVCYVEIDPLIIGTAKDFLPIKYYKPLGDARAVIKNLDGRLFVKRAKEEFDCIILNVGDPSTAQLNRFYTAEFFAEIRRILKTGGVFSFSVNSSENYINDELKNFLESLYSTLRTVFANVIIVPGDTAYFIASDSSLSLTLDHKALAQRVRDRGLDLEYVRDYYLSSKLSPQRIAYVETSVMRENKSAINRDFRPIAYYYDIIYWSSRFKGSFFTGLLKSVTEETIWYAVFFVCLSIFALGFSSAKRPDFLEKASMVSVAATGFSAMAFQMLILLSFQIVYGYLFYKLGIIITSFMAGMVFGGWWIVKMLPRMKNHRLPLIITQTALFAYALVLPLSFLWLASSGTKVMYWSGSNIVFPALSAIAGVIGGFQFPLANAICLKKGKGTGRVAGLAYGTDLFGSCLGAVLTGAFLIPIIGIPKTCFLVAGLNLAVLLALVVSINVALFKKVVIGGIAAAGIVLGFHRICCLSVLDCVEDYIKYRKTPVDEVRFTINRDDKAFIDEIKRRVDPKEGVLVLHREIYFIAYYIYPIKMYKFRKGYFSTSAPYKFEEVDAKWLEKRNIKWVIMADKNERLTLKSIGEMGG; encoded by the coding sequence GTGATCATATTAGGTATTACGGCCATGGCTTCGCAGATCGTATTCATGCGCGAATTCCTCGTTGTTTTTTGCGGCAATGAATTATCCATCGGCCTTATACTGGCGAGCTGGCTTATAGGAGGGGCGCTGGGAAGTTCTTTGTCCGGGGTCTTCGCGGACAGGATGAAACATAGGATCGCCGCATTCTGCTTATGCCAGCTTGTGTTGATATTGGCACTTCCGTTGACGGTCCTCGCTATCAGGTCTGTCAAAACGGCGCTTGGTGTCTCTCCCGGACAGATAATACCTTTTTTTCCTATGATCGCCGCAAGCCTCGCCATCCTCGCTCCCATATGCATCGCTCTCGGGTTCATGTTCGCGCTTGCCTGCGGCATCTATGAAAAGGGGTCTCATCTTGGGGCTGCCGGGATCGGCAGGATCTATATAATAGAAACGTGCGGAGCCGTAGTAGGCGGCTTTGCGGCCAGTTTTATCCTGATACAGCATCTAAGCTCCGTGCATATCGCGGCATTTTTGAGCCTGCTTAACGCGATCGCCGTATTTGCGGTTGCTTCTTCTTTGGAAAGAGAGAGCTACAAACCTTTATTTAAGGCTTTAGCCGCTATCGCCTTTGCTGTCTGTCTTCTGCCGTGGTTCTCGAACGGCTGGGACAGGATCGACAAAACGTCGCTCGAGAACGAGTGGCGCGGCTTCGACCTGGTATCCTCGAAGAATTCCATCTACGGCAATATCACTCTCGCGAAGAAACTGGAACAATTCTCATTCTTTGATAACGGCCTCCATCTATATACGGTCCCCGACGCTCTCGCGGCGGAGGAAGCGGTACACTTCGCGATGCTGGAACATCCCCGGCCGAAGAAGGTGCTATTGATAGGAGGCGGGGTGGGAGGGCTCATGGAAGAGGCCCTCAAATATCCTGTGGATAGCGTCTGCTATGTAGAGATAGACCCGCTTATAATAGGGACGGCAAAGGATTTCCTGCCAATAAAATATTATAAGCCCCTGGGAGACGCCAGGGCGGTCATTAAAAATCTCGACGGCCGCCTGTTCGTGAAGAGGGCAAAAGAGGAATTCGATTGTATCATATTGAACGTAGGGGACCCGTCGACCGCGCAGCTGAACAGGTTCTACACAGCAGAGTTCTTTGCCGAGATCAGGCGGATATTGAAAACGGGCGGCGTCTTTTCTTTTTCGGTCAATTCATCGGAAAATTATATCAATGACGAATTGAAAAATTTCCTTGAGTCGTTATACAGTACTCTTAGGACAGTTTTTGCCAATGTCATTATAGTGCCGGGAGATACGGCTTATTTCATAGCCTCGGACAGCAGCTTATCCCTGACACTCGATCATAAGGCGCTTGCTCAAAGGGTCAGGGATCGAGGGCTCGACCTGGAATATGTCCGCGATTATTACTTATCTTCAAAGCTCTCGCCTCAAAGGATAGCTTACGTTGAGACGTCCGTAATGCGCGAAAATAAGTCCGCAATAAACCGCGACTTCAGGCCTATCGCCTACTACTATGACATAATATACTGGTCGAGCCGTTTCAAGGGCTCATTCTTTACCGGGCTTCTGAAGAGCGTGACGGAAGAGACGATATGGTATGCCGTATTTTTCGTTTGCCTATCGATATTCGCCCTCGGGTTCTCATCGGCCAAAAGACCTGATTTCCTGGAGAAAGCCTCCATGGTCTCGGTCGCCGCTACCGGCTTCAGCGCTATGGCGTTCCAGATGCTCATCCTCTTGTCGTTCCAGATCGTCTATGGATATCTCTTCTATAAGCTCGGCATAATAATAACATCGTTCATGGCAGGCATGGTGTTCGGGGGATGGTGGATAGTAAAAATGCTCCCGCGTATGAAAAATCATAGATTACCGCTTATCATTACCCAAACAGCGCTCTTCGCGTATGCGCTTGTGTTGCCCTTATCTTTTTTGTGGTTGGCGTCATCAGGGACCAAGGTAATGTATTGGTCGGGTTCTAACATTGTTTTTCCCGCGCTCTCCGCGATCGCCGGCGTAATAGGCGGGTTCCAATTTCCGCTCGCAAACGCGATATGCCTGAAAAAGGGCAAAGGGACAGGGCGGGTCGCAGGCCTGGCTTACGGCACAGACCTTTTCGGCTCATGCCTTGGAGCGGTCCTGACTGGAGCGTTCCTCATACCGATCATCGGTATTCCGAAGACCTGTTTTTTGGTAGCGGGATTGAATCTCGCGGTACTTTTAGCGCTGGTCGTTTCGATCAACGTCGCGCTTTTCAAGAAGGTCGTCATAGGAGGGATAGCGGCCGCAGGGATCGTCCTCGGCTTTCACAGGATATGCTGTCTTTCGGTCCTTGACTGCGTCGAAGATTATATTAAATACCGGAAGACGCCCGTTGATGAGGTAAGGTTCACGATAAACAGGGACGATAAGGCGTTCATAGACGAGATAAAGAGAAGGGTCGATCCTAAAGAAGGCGTGTTGGTCCTCCACAGAGAGATATATTTCATAGCGTACTATATCTACCCCATAAAGATGTACAAGTTCAGGAAGGGCTATTTTTCGACGAGCGCTCCGTACAAATTTGAAGAAGTTGACGCAAAATGGCTTGAAAAGCGGAATATCAAATGGGTCATCATGGCCGATAAGAATGAGCGGTTGACGTTAAAGAGCATAGGGGAGATGGGCGGATGA
- a CDS encoding response regulator, which translates to MGKKTVLVIDDEAEFVDAVKMRLEANDYMVVEAYNGREGFEKARKQHPDLILLDLVMPQVNGFEALSQLKSDPRTMNIPVIVLTAKTEAEYALDAGRLGASDYMIKPASMEQLVSMVKRHVVSG; encoded by the coding sequence ATGGGAAAGAAGACCGTATTAGTTATCGATGATGAAGCCGAATTCGTAGATGCGGTTAAGATGAGGCTGGAGGCGAACGATTATATGGTCGTGGAGGCTTATAACGGACGCGAGGGCTTTGAAAAGGCAAGAAAGCAGCACCCCGACCTCATCCTCCTGGACCTGGTAATGCCTCAAGTGAACGGGTTCGAGGCGTTATCCCAATTGAAATCCGATCCAAGGACGATGAACATACCTGTTATAGTCCTGACCGCCAAGACCGAAGCGGAATATGCCCTTGACGCCGGAAGGCTCGGAGCGTCGGATTATATGATAAAACCCGCCAGCATGGAACAGCTGGTATCGATGGTAAAGCGGCATGTGGTAAGCGGTTAA
- a CDS encoding PilZ domain-containing protein, with translation MADQTERRRFLRFPVYCPLQYRCESKKMRDESITLNISEGGALVSTREPIDIGTDIAVRICLSRGVFFITASVRHIRKESEGGPYNVGIEFKEQTPDFTRGFNEEMGALSLYQRQLCDEEDREISLTEASMKWYKDSPAWF, from the coding sequence ATGGCCGACCAAACAGAGAGAAGAAGATTTCTCAGGTTTCCGGTGTACTGCCCGCTCCAGTACAGATGTGAGAGCAAGAAGATGCGCGACGAGTCCATAACCCTTAATATCAGCGAAGGAGGGGCTCTTGTATCTACCAGGGAACCCATAGACATCGGTACGGATATTGCGGTCAGGATATGTTTAAGCAGAGGAGTTTTTTTCATAACAGCGTCTGTCCGCCATATTCGCAAGGAGAGCGAGGGTGGGCCTTATAACGTAGGAATAGAATTTAAGGAGCAAACCCCCGATTTTACGCGAGGGTTCAACGAAGAGATGGGCGCATTGAGCCTCTATCAGAGGCAGCTTTGTGATGAGGAAGACAGGGAAATATCCCTGACCGAAGCTTCTATGAAGTGGTATAAGGATTCTCCCGCCTGGTTTTAA
- a CDS encoding MarR family transcriptional regulator has translation MSDLSLSEFADRVRDIMAVVSREFIKYQTKDFYRMKITMPQFIVLNFLSTHGESSMTDLAHYIKVTTAAVTGMVDRLVREGYATRLDDPKDRRIKRLTLTSKGNKIVGYILGQHRKVMMEMFGMISAEERAEYLKILEHIQHHIKEREALSKS, from the coding sequence ATGTCCGATCTCTCGCTTTCCGAATTTGCCGACAGGGTAAGAGACATCATGGCGGTAGTCAGCAGGGAGTTCATAAAATACCAGACCAAAGATTTCTACAGGATGAAGATTACGATGCCGCAATTTATCGTCCTCAATTTCCTGAGCACGCACGGCGAATCGAGCATGACCGACCTTGCGCATTATATTAAGGTGACTACGGCGGCTGTCACCGGTATGGTGGACAGGCTCGTCAGGGAAGGGTATGCCACAAGATTGGACGACCCTAAAGACAGGCGCATAAAGAGGTTGACACTTACATCCAAAGGCAATAAGATAGTCGGTTATATACTCGGCCAGCACAGGAAGGTTATGATGGAGATGTTCGGCATGATTTCCGCGGAAGAGCGGGCAGAGTACCTTAAAATATTGGAGCATATACAGCATCACATCAAAGAGAGGGAAGCTTTAAGCAAGTCATGA
- a CDS encoding TolC family protein has product MKRAMILSIIFIFTACVTIGAADAPKLPVPAGVNDDALTLSDCYDLALKQSEDIAITADRVKETEAHFLQALSIMMPYVSFKSQDLQEEPPDEQFSALTSLKPTKSSERRFNVTQNLFSGFKALAAMKGSKYERGQRTEEKTRAEQLLLVDVSSAFYSLIERREDLKSLQKIRMALSDRIRELKAREKLGRSRKSEVVNARTQLYSVEASIELVKNQEIIVRQILEFLVGGKITAVKDTYGTPSHLMDEDYYVSLVMERPDVKAAKFAWLYAKKQREVVDSDFLPRVDWEGNYYTQRTGFSKDTDWDVKLTFSVPIFSGTEVLGKSKEYSLKAHESELIFRRTRRKAPYDIREAYVRLKTAISVHNALEKAYKSAKLNYYLQRKDYERSLVNNLEVLAAIQTLENSERDYIQALYEAKRAFWALRIATGEGLLETHYDVI; this is encoded by the coding sequence ATGAAGAGAGCGATGATCTTATCGATAATATTTATTTTTACGGCGTGTGTCACCATCGGCGCGGCAGACGCTCCGAAACTTCCCGTTCCGGCCGGTGTCAACGATGATGCCCTGACCCTTTCGGACTGCTACGATCTCGCGCTGAAGCAGAGTGAAGATATTGCTATAACCGCAGACAGGGTAAAAGAGACGGAGGCTCATTTCCTGCAAGCGCTTTCTATCATGATGCCTTATGTCTCGTTCAAATCGCAGGATCTACAGGAAGAGCCCCCTGATGAACAGTTCAGCGCGCTGACCAGTTTGAAACCGACAAAGAGCTCCGAGAGAAGATTTAATGTAACGCAAAATCTTTTCAGCGGATTCAAGGCCCTTGCAGCCATGAAGGGAAGTAAGTACGAACGCGGCCAGCGTACCGAAGAAAAGACACGCGCCGAACAATTGCTGCTCGTCGATGTCTCCAGCGCGTTCTATTCACTTATAGAGAGACGTGAGGACCTGAAATCCCTGCAGAAGATCAGGATGGCACTCTCCGACCGAATAAGAGAGCTGAAGGCGCGTGAAAAGCTTGGGAGGTCGAGGAAGAGCGAGGTGGTTAACGCGAGGACGCAGTTATACAGCGTAGAAGCCAGTATAGAGCTGGTCAAGAACCAGGAGATAATCGTGCGGCAGATATTGGAGTTCCTGGTGGGCGGGAAGATAACCGCCGTGAAGGATACGTACGGTACGCCGTCGCATCTTATGGATGAGGATTATTATGTGTCGCTTGTTATGGAAAGGCCGGACGTCAAAGCGGCAAAATTCGCGTGGCTTTACGCGAAGAAACAACGCGAGGTGGTGGACAGCGACTTCCTCCCAAGAGTAGACTGGGAAGGCAACTACTATACGCAGAGGACGGGGTTCAGCAAGGACACCGACTGGGACGTAAAGCTGACGTTCAGCGTTCCTATATTCAGCGGGACCGAGGTGCTGGGAAAGTCCAAAGAGTATTCTCTTAAGGCGCACGAGAGTGAATTGATCTTCAGAAGGACCAGGCGGAAAGCCCCATACGACATCAGGGAAGCGTATGTCAGATTGAAGACGGCGATCTCGGTCCACAACGCTCTCGAGAAAGCGTATAAGAGCGCCAAGCTCAACTATTATCTACAGAGAAAGGATTACGAGCGCAGCCTGGTTAATAACCTCGAAGTGCTGGCGGCTATCCAGACGCTGGAAAATTCCGAACGGGATTATATACAAGCGCTTTATGAGGCGAAGCGCGCTTTCTGGGCGCTGCGCATAGCTACGGGAGAAGGCCTATTGGAGACACATTATGACGTTATCTGA